From one Conexibacter woesei Iso977N genomic stretch:
- a CDS encoding PucR family transcriptional regulator, with protein sequence MEAGGASASGHAARIGDVDLAALLAVHVEELADDVLERFAAGAGPDGAPDAATLRNLRLGARAAVERFLARLRGDALPDEGVALFVAHGRAQQAAGRTLTELLSFYRLGGLAMWERSTALLPQDASLPAAETFAFGRAVLELVDELSVAAAAGFSAQEAEARRRDRALRERLVSLLLSNPPVGDDVLRSAAAAAGWTLPNDVRVAVAALPADPLAVPAGPGPDRVLTATVPDGRLALVVADDAEAERWLARAMTALGLEAPLAIGPAVQAPHAARSVARAVALLDHVRAGTLRPSDDPDGIVRADDHELALLLGAAPDLAREVAARRLAPLDTLDAAARERLTATLAAWLADPGRPQAMADRLGLHVQTVRYRLRALRELFGPALEDPDARFELALALRVGAGDQPSRSSTAS encoded by the coding sequence ATGGAGGCGGGAGGAGCGTCGGCGTCAGGACACGCCGCCCGGATCGGCGACGTCGACCTCGCCGCGCTGCTCGCCGTCCACGTCGAGGAGCTGGCCGACGACGTGCTCGAGCGCTTCGCCGCCGGAGCCGGGCCGGACGGCGCGCCGGACGCCGCGACGCTGCGCAACCTGCGCCTCGGCGCCCGCGCCGCGGTCGAGCGCTTCCTCGCGCGCCTGCGCGGCGACGCGCTCCCGGACGAGGGCGTCGCGCTGTTCGTCGCGCACGGGCGCGCGCAGCAGGCCGCGGGCCGGACGCTCACCGAGTTGTTGTCGTTCTACCGCCTCGGCGGGCTGGCGATGTGGGAGCGCTCGACCGCGCTGCTGCCCCAGGACGCGTCGCTGCCCGCGGCCGAGACGTTCGCGTTCGGCCGCGCGGTGCTGGAGCTTGTTGATGAACTCAGCGTCGCCGCCGCCGCGGGCTTCAGCGCCCAGGAGGCCGAGGCGCGGCGCCGCGACCGCGCGCTGCGCGAGCGGCTCGTCTCGCTGCTGCTCTCCAACCCGCCGGTCGGCGACGACGTCCTGCGCAGCGCGGCCGCCGCGGCCGGCTGGACGCTGCCCAACGACGTCCGCGTCGCGGTCGCCGCGCTGCCGGCCGACCCGCTCGCGGTGCCCGCCGGTCCCGGCCCGGACCGCGTCCTGACCGCGACGGTCCCGGACGGGCGCCTCGCGCTCGTGGTCGCCGACGACGCCGAGGCCGAGCGCTGGCTCGCGCGCGCGATGACCGCTCTGGGCCTGGAGGCGCCGCTGGCGATCGGGCCCGCCGTGCAGGCGCCGCACGCCGCGCGCTCGGTCGCCCGCGCGGTCGCGCTGCTGGACCACGTGCGCGCGGGGACGCTGCGCCCCTCCGACGATCCCGACGGCATCGTCCGCGCCGACGACCACGAGCTCGCGCTGCTGCTCGGCGCCGCGCCGGACCTGGCCCGCGAGGTCGCCGCGCGCCGGCTGGCGCCGCTCGACACGCTCGACGCCGCGGCGCGCGAGCGGCTCACCGCAACCCTCGCCGCCTGGCTCGCCGACCCCGGCCGGCCGCAGGCGATGGCCGACCGCCTCGGCCTCCACGTCCAGACCGTCCGCTACCGGTTGAGGGCCCTGCGCGAGCTGTTCGGCCCCGCGCTCGAGGACCCCGACGCGCGCTTCGAGCTGGCGCTCGCGCTGCGCGTCGGAGCGGGCGATCAGCCCTCCAGGTCGAGCACCGCGTCGTAG
- a CDS encoding DUF11 domain-containing protein, which translates to MRARAGVAAGWLVVLMLLAAASAQAERAFAPRFTANAQGDVAIAANTALSCITVDVSCAAIRDGTAPGNTLNNNTTLMSYVDVDSDPATFDSSAATLTLPTTAHVLFAGLYWGARTKAGIGGAAAPDASARGRVLLRAPGSDTYNSVTASQVDEAGDIYQGFADVTGAVRDAGGGEYTVADLQAGTGRNDAQLAGWSLVVAYGDQAAPPRSLAVFDGLQNVSTTLTAPVTIALSGFRTPTTGTVRSRAGIVAYEGDRNTTGDAVTLQSPAGDVGLPQGAPSNNAFRSAITIDGADDRLRDPAYDNQLGFDVHQLDTTNLLGNGQTSTAVKLSTRGDAYQPGVVTIATDLHAPRITATKTVDRSAAGLGDVLTYTTTIRNSGEDAATGVVFADDLPAGVTLVPGSVTVDGTAVPGADPAALALGTLAPGATRVVGLSVRVATGGLTTGTVIDNAADVAFTAEDLGTRDRVTTAPARTAIAVPDLAIGKSHSPALVSGGTSTYTLDVTNAGDAASSGTVRVTDTLDAALTATGPATGAGWTCTGTRAIACTRADALAPGADYPPIRIPVRVAAGAPAGEISNAATVSAAPDGDASDDTAIDAGAVSTPDVDLALTKTTSSAPATTADRYVPGEDVVFTLVVTNHGPDTAPEATVVDHLPAALLGGSGVSPRGPCDTPDAQTVRCDAGPLAAGESVTVTVRGTLATTIPPYPPGQTVTNTATVSAGSATDTDPSNDKASSTFDTVPVTDLSITKSFTPAHPAAGGLVTYTVTVRNNGPQVTDVAVADLIPDALQDVRAEAGGGATGDCQVGPFPGAPRDLPQCAIPQLEVGGERVFRITGRLAAGSAGTPVTNTAAVAGQAAEEDFSNNLAAVTFTPGTSALVLSKSVDTPTAAVGDTITYTLTARDTGDADTQGVVVTDPLPAGLAVAGGLPDGCAADAGTVTCRAAAIAAGAERAFAIPVTVTTAAAGTTVVNRATATSDDSADAPEAEADVAVAPCGDACAAAPPPAEAPAAPAPGETPAVPASPPSVGGQGSPPLTVAASCTSKRRFVIRLRERRGRTIVRASVTVQGRRIAVRRRADGRWVATVDLRGAPRATYRFTVRATLRGGRALRWSRAYRTCAAKQQASNRLGDPGAL; encoded by the coding sequence ATGCGTGCTCGGGCAGGGGTCGCAGCAGGGTGGTTGGTGGTCTTGATGCTGCTGGCCGCCGCCTCCGCGCAGGCCGAGCGCGCCTTCGCACCGCGCTTCACCGCCAACGCGCAGGGCGACGTCGCGATCGCCGCCAACACCGCGCTGAGCTGCATCACGGTCGACGTCAGCTGCGCCGCGATCCGCGACGGCACCGCGCCCGGCAACACGTTGAACAACAACACCACGTTGATGTCCTACGTCGACGTCGACAGCGACCCCGCCACGTTCGACTCCAGCGCCGCGACGCTCACGCTCCCGACCACCGCCCACGTCCTGTTCGCCGGCCTCTACTGGGGCGCGCGCACGAAGGCCGGGATCGGCGGCGCCGCTGCGCCCGACGCGTCCGCCCGCGGCCGCGTCCTGCTGCGCGCACCCGGGAGCGACACCTACAACTCGGTCACCGCGTCCCAGGTCGACGAGGCGGGCGACATCTACCAGGGCTTCGCCGACGTCACCGGCGCGGTCCGCGACGCGGGCGGCGGCGAGTACACGGTCGCCGACCTGCAGGCCGGCACCGGGCGCAACGACGCCCAGCTCGCCGGCTGGTCGCTGGTCGTCGCCTACGGCGACCAGGCCGCGCCGCCGCGCAGCCTGGCGGTCTTCGACGGCCTCCAGAACGTCAGCACGACGCTGACCGCCCCGGTCACCATCGCGCTGTCGGGGTTCCGGACGCCGACGACCGGCACCGTCCGCTCGCGCGCCGGCATCGTCGCCTACGAGGGCGACCGCAACACGACCGGCGACGCCGTGACGCTTCAGAGCCCGGCCGGCGACGTCGGCCTGCCCCAGGGCGCGCCGTCCAACAACGCGTTCCGCTCGGCGATCACCATCGACGGCGCCGACGACCGCCTGCGCGACCCGGCCTACGACAACCAGCTCGGCTTCGACGTCCACCAGCTCGACACCACCAACCTGCTCGGCAACGGGCAGACCTCCACAGCGGTCAAGCTCAGCACGAGGGGCGACGCCTACCAGCCCGGCGTGGTGACGATCGCCACCGACCTGCACGCGCCGCGCATCACCGCGACCAAGACGGTGGACAGGTCCGCCGCCGGGCTCGGCGACGTGCTGACCTACACGACCACGATCCGCAACAGCGGCGAGGACGCGGCGACCGGCGTCGTGTTCGCCGACGACCTCCCGGCCGGCGTCACGCTCGTCCCCGGCTCGGTCACGGTCGACGGCACCGCCGTGCCCGGTGCCGACCCGGCCGCGCTCGCGCTCGGCACGCTCGCTCCGGGTGCGACCCGCGTCGTCGGTCTCAGCGTGCGCGTCGCCACCGGCGGGTTGACGACCGGCACGGTGATCGACAACGCGGCCGACGTCGCCTTCACCGCCGAGGACCTCGGCACCCGCGACCGCGTGACCACCGCGCCCGCGCGGACCGCCATCGCGGTCCCGGACCTCGCGATCGGCAAGTCCCACAGCCCCGCGCTGGTCAGCGGCGGCACCTCGACCTACACGCTCGACGTCACCAACGCGGGCGACGCCGCGTCGAGCGGGACCGTGCGCGTGACCGACACGCTCGACGCCGCCCTCACCGCCACCGGCCCCGCGACCGGCGCGGGCTGGACCTGCACCGGCACGCGCGCGATCGCATGCACGCGCGCCGACGCGCTGGCGCCCGGCGCCGACTACCCGCCGATCCGGATCCCCGTGCGCGTCGCGGCCGGCGCGCCGGCCGGCGAGATCTCCAACGCCGCGACGGTGAGCGCGGCGCCCGACGGCGACGCGAGCGACGACACGGCCATCGACGCGGGCGCGGTCTCGACGCCGGACGTCGACCTCGCGCTGACCAAGACGACCTCGAGCGCCCCGGCGACCACCGCGGACCGGTACGTCCCCGGCGAGGACGTCGTCTTCACGCTCGTGGTCACCAACCACGGCCCCGACACCGCGCCGGAGGCGACGGTCGTCGACCACCTGCCCGCCGCGCTGCTCGGCGGCTCGGGCGTCTCGCCGCGCGGGCCCTGCGACACGCCCGACGCGCAGACCGTCCGCTGCGACGCCGGGCCGCTGGCCGCCGGCGAGAGCGTCACGGTCACCGTCCGTGGCACGCTGGCCACGACGATCCCGCCGTACCCGCCCGGCCAGACGGTGACCAACACCGCGACGGTCAGCGCCGGGTCGGCGACCGACACCGACCCGAGCAACGACAAGGCGTCCTCGACGTTCGACACGGTCCCGGTCACCGACCTCTCGATCACGAAGTCGTTCACACCCGCGCACCCGGCCGCGGGCGGGCTCGTGACCTACACGGTGACCGTGCGCAACAACGGCCCGCAGGTGACCGATGTCGCCGTCGCGGACCTGATCCCGGACGCGCTGCAGGACGTGAGGGCCGAGGCCGGCGGTGGCGCGACCGGCGACTGCCAGGTCGGCCCGTTCCCCGGGGCGCCGCGCGACCTGCCGCAGTGCGCGATCCCGCAGCTGGAGGTCGGCGGCGAGCGCGTGTTCCGGATCACCGGGCGGCTGGCGGCCGGGAGTGCCGGGACGCCGGTGACCAACACGGCGGCGGTCGCCGGCCAGGCGGCCGAGGAGGACTTCTCCAACAACCTGGCGGCGGTCACGTTCACGCCCGGAACGAGCGCGCTGGTGCTGAGCAAGTCGGTGGACACGCCCACCGCAGCGGTCGGCGACACCATCACCTACACCTTGACCGCGCGCGACACGGGCGACGCCGACACGCAAGGCGTCGTCGTGACCGACCCGCTGCCCGCGGGCCTGGCGGTCGCGGGCGGTCTGCCGGACGGCTGCGCCGCCGACGCCGGGACCGTGACGTGCCGCGCCGCCGCGATCGCGGCGGGCGCGGAGCGCGCGTTCGCGATCCCCGTGACGGTCACGACGGCCGCCGCGGGGACGACGGTCGTCAACCGCGCGACCGCGACGAGCGACGACAGTGCGGACGCGCCGGAGGCCGAGGCCGACGTGGCGGTCGCGCCGTGCGGCGACGCGTGCGCCGCTGCGCCGCCGCCTGCCGAGGCGCCCGCCGCGCCCGCGCCGGGCGAGACGCCGGCCGTCCCGGCCTCGCCGCCGAGCGTCGGCGGCCAGGGGTCGCCGCCGCTGACCGTCGCGGCGTCCTGTACCTCCAAGCGGCGCTTCGTCATCCGCCTGCGCGAGCGGCGCGGGCGCACGATCGTCCGCGCAAGCGTCACGGTGCAGGGGCGCCGGATCGCGGTCCGCAGGCGCGCCGACGGCCGCTGGGTGGCGACCGTCGACCTGCGCGGCGCGCCGCGGGCGACCTATCGCTTCACGGTCCGGGCGACGCTGCGCGGCGGCCGGGCGCTGCGCTGGTCGCGCGCGTACAGGACGTGCGCGGCCAAGCAGCAGGCGTCCAACCGCCTCGGGGATCCGGGCGCGCTCTAG
- a CDS encoding sigma-70 family RNA polymerase sigma factor, with the protein MPPVHAGEPTIERELETHRRALTGYCYRMLGSGSEAEDAVQETMVRAWRNADALQEPAALKAWLYRIASNVCFDMLQTPQRRATPMDMGPASAADASLGDALDSWVQPIADARVLPADGAAGGDPAAIAAGRETLRLAFVAALQHLPPKQRAVLILREVLRWQASEVAELLDTSVASVNSALQRARATLEELDLDAAGGVSSVVDGDAEQQNLLARYVDAFERYDMTELVALLQRDAAFSMPPFPLWVQGHDDIVTFMTTTGAKCEGSKLVPTSANGGPAVGIYNPREDGTFAPWAIVVVETSGGKISGLHHFIYPELFPYFGLPERLEADLA; encoded by the coding sequence ATGCCACCCGTCCACGCAGGCGAGCCGACGATCGAGCGGGAGCTGGAGACCCACCGCAGGGCGCTGACCGGCTACTGCTACCGGATGCTCGGCTCGGGCTCGGAGGCCGAGGACGCGGTGCAGGAGACGATGGTGCGCGCGTGGCGCAACGCCGACGCGCTCCAGGAGCCGGCCGCGCTGAAGGCGTGGCTGTACCGGATCGCGTCGAACGTGTGCTTCGACATGCTGCAGACGCCGCAGCGGCGGGCGACGCCGATGGACATGGGACCGGCGTCCGCCGCCGATGCCTCCCTGGGCGACGCGCTGGACTCGTGGGTGCAGCCGATCGCCGACGCGCGCGTGCTCCCGGCCGACGGCGCCGCGGGCGGCGACCCGGCGGCGATCGCCGCGGGGCGCGAGACGCTGCGGCTGGCGTTCGTCGCCGCCCTGCAGCACCTGCCGCCCAAACAGCGCGCGGTGCTGATCCTGCGCGAGGTGCTGCGCTGGCAGGCGAGCGAGGTCGCCGAGCTGCTGGACACCTCGGTCGCGTCGGTCAACTCCGCGCTGCAGCGCGCGCGGGCGACGCTCGAAGAGCTCGACCTCGACGCCGCGGGCGGCGTCAGCTCGGTGGTCGACGGCGACGCCGAGCAGCAGAACCTCCTGGCGCGCTACGTCGACGCGTTCGAGCGCTATGACATGACCGAGTTGGTGGCCTTGCTCCAGCGCGACGCGGCGTTCTCGATGCCGCCGTTCCCGCTCTGGGTCCAGGGCCACGACGACATCGTCACGTTCATGACGACGACCGGCGCCAAGTGCGAGGGGTCGAAGCTCGTGCCGACGTCAGCCAACGGCGGGCCGGCGGTCGGGATCTACAACCCGCGCGAAGACGGCACGTTCGCGCCGTGGGCGATCGTGGTGGTCGAGACCTCAGGGGGGAAGATCTCGGGGCTGCACCACTTCATCTACCCCGAGCTGTTCCCGTACTTCGGGCTGCCCGAGCGGCTCGAGGCCGATCTGGCCTGA
- a CDS encoding glutathione S-transferase family protein: MRLHTYAASCNAYKVRLLLAQLGRGDVEQIEHDIFAGATLTDEFARLNPARTVPVLELDDGWALPESGAILWFLAEGTPLLPDSPLARAEVLRWLLWEQADLLPATGGLRFRLITGRWSAGDAAARARHAAGLEALGLLDSHLRASRSGWVVGNAYTIADIALYGYTHVAGQAGLPLEDFPAVVEWLTRVACTPGYMNDVQPYGANARRLEGRSIYG, translated from the coding sequence ATGAGACTCCACACCTACGCCGCCTCGTGCAACGCCTACAAGGTCCGCCTGCTGCTCGCGCAGCTCGGCCGCGGCGACGTCGAGCAGATCGAGCACGACATCTTCGCCGGTGCGACGCTGACCGACGAGTTCGCGCGGCTCAACCCGGCGCGCACCGTGCCGGTGCTGGAGCTCGACGACGGCTGGGCGCTGCCGGAGTCCGGCGCGATCCTGTGGTTCCTGGCCGAGGGGACGCCGCTGCTGCCGGACTCGCCGCTGGCGCGCGCCGAGGTACTGCGCTGGCTGCTGTGGGAGCAGGCCGACCTGCTCCCGGCGACCGGCGGGCTGCGCTTCCGGCTGATCACGGGGCGCTGGTCGGCGGGCGACGCCGCGGCGCGGGCGCGGCACGCTGCGGGTCTGGAAGCACTGGGGCTCCTTGACTCGCACCTGCGCGCGTCGCGGTCCGGGTGGGTCGTGGGCAACGCCTACACCATCGCGGACATCGCGCTGTACGGCTACACGCACGTGGCCGGCCAGGCCGGATTGCCGCTGGAGGACTTCCCGGCCGTCGTCGAATGGCTGACGCGCGTGGCGTGCACGCCGGGCTACATGAACGACGTGCAGCCGTACGGGGCCAACGCGCGGCGGCTGGAAGGCCGGTCGATCTACGGATAG
- a CDS encoding MFS transporter, whose amino-acid sequence MPTLSRGASFWMLVATLGFLLFASSAPSPLYIVYQAKWHFSPITLTSVFAVYAVALLLALIFAGSLSDRVGRRPVLLGALAVQLVAMVLFGLAHGVGALFAARIVQGVATGVGMGAISAALIDLAPKHRPHLGAVLSAAAPPFGLALGALGSGLLVEYAPDPLRLVYWLLTGVFVLAIAGTLAMPETVQRSAGASLRSTFSPSIGIPPQARASFLAGAPVLLATWALGGLYLSLGPSLVAGVLGNSSHVIGALVVVAVAGTGSIASLLVANRHPSHVLIGGALALALGIGITLLGLNDGITSLFFIGSVIAGVGFGAGFSGGFKSTVSLAPPTERASLVAAVYVLCYGGFSIPAVAAGVAVSHAGLLATTNVYGSVLVVLALGAAAATLARHRRATATAAVAA is encoded by the coding sequence ATGCCCACGCTCTCGCGCGGAGCCTCCTTCTGGATGCTCGTCGCGACGCTCGGCTTCCTGCTCTTCGCCTCCAGCGCGCCGTCGCCGTTGTACATCGTCTACCAGGCGAAGTGGCACTTCTCCCCGATCACGCTGACCAGCGTGTTCGCCGTCTACGCCGTCGCGTTGTTGCTGGCGTTGATCTTCGCCGGGTCGCTGAGCGACCGCGTCGGCCGCCGGCCGGTGCTGCTCGGCGCGCTCGCGGTGCAGCTCGTCGCGATGGTCCTGTTCGGCCTCGCGCACGGCGTCGGCGCGCTGTTCGCGGCCCGGATCGTCCAGGGCGTCGCGACCGGCGTCGGCATGGGCGCGATCTCCGCGGCGCTGATCGACCTCGCGCCGAAGCACCGCCCGCACCTCGGCGCGGTCCTGTCGGCCGCCGCGCCGCCGTTCGGCCTGGCGCTCGGCGCGCTCGGCTCCGGGCTGCTCGTCGAGTACGCGCCGGACCCGCTGCGCCTCGTCTACTGGCTGCTGACCGGCGTGTTCGTGCTGGCGATCGCCGGGACCCTGGCGATGCCGGAGACCGTGCAGCGCTCGGCCGGCGCCTCGCTGCGCTCGACGTTCTCGCCGTCGATCGGGATCCCGCCCCAGGCGCGCGCCTCGTTCCTGGCCGGCGCGCCGGTCCTGCTGGCGACGTGGGCGCTCGGCGGCCTGTACCTGTCGCTCGGCCCGTCGCTGGTCGCGGGCGTGCTGGGCAACTCCAGCCACGTGATCGGCGCGCTGGTCGTCGTGGCCGTCGCCGGGACCGGCTCGATCGCGAGCCTGCTCGTCGCCAACCGGCACCCGTCGCACGTCCTGATCGGCGGCGCGCTGGCGCTGGCGCTCGGCATCGGGATCACGTTGTTGGGGTTGAACGACGGGATCACGTCGCTGTTCTTCATCGGCAGCGTCATCGCGGGCGTCGGCTTCGGCGCCGGGTTCAGCGGTGGCTTCAAGTCCACCGTGTCGCTCGCGCCGCCGACCGAGCGCGCGTCGCTGGTCGCCGCGGTCTACGTGCTCTGCTACGGCGGGTTCTCGATCCCGGCGGTCGCCGCCGGCGTCGCGGTCTCGCACGCGGGGCTGCTCGCCACGACCAACGTGTACGGGTCGGTCCTCGTGGTGCTGGCCCTCGGGGCGGCCGCCGCGACGCTGGCGCGCCACCGCCGCGCGACGGCGACGGCCGCCGTGGCCGCCTAG
- a CDS encoding penicillin acylase family protein, protein MIRRTVRVVLALAAVTALALTPTLASAAAPPDYCLGQCSDILPPGANGHATLAEILANKALGVRPAHTDDQLGPYAALTQGANTLTDSNLNNFFNDASLGVPSTSAERTYSPRADVTIVRDDRGIPHITGTTRAGTEFGAGYAGAEDRLFVMDLMRHVGRGELTSFAGGAPGNRVLEQNLWRAAPYTEDDLQAQVQRLADSGPRGAQLLSDIDDYLDGVNAYISKSHGDRTFPGEYVVTGHADAITNAGGPEPFTRTDLIAIAAVIGGLFGNGGGEELNSALVKQAAEAKYGVAQGDRVWAALRDQDDPEATTTVHDGTRFPYGSAPGDTSGVAMPDAGTLQDSDVVQDPTGSAASASAAAASAKARSLRVKGVPKKYKKLAGMFSGGAMPGLKLGGHHQGMSNALVVSGANTKSGNPVAVFGPQTGYFAPQLLMQEELQGPGISARGVSFSGLNFYVEIGRGPDYAWSPTSAEQDITDTYAVTLCEPDGSTPSRSSKSYMFHGTCTPMEKLQRSDSWSPTLADGTASGSYNLVTYRTKYGLVTGTATRAGRPVAYTALRSTYLHEADSALGFQMLNDPDVMKDADGFKSAASNIDFAFNWFYVNDHQSAFYDSGRNPVRAAGADPNLPVKAEPQYEWRNWNPATNTEDVTPPAQHPQAVNQDYFVSWNNKQAPGYSAADGNFSYGSVQRVDLLDRGVKTALAQGQKLDRAGLTKIMENAATTDLRGSRVLPTLLRVIDSGGVPSDPATASAVSALRTWLDHGARRVEAAQGDRRYVDADAIRVFDAWWPKLVSAEFRPGMGDDLYAKTVRALQINESPSGGQNGDVSGGAVSTNQAQSHKGSSFQFGWWGYVDKDLRSLLGQPVQNGLPVRYCGGGDLSQCRATLLSSLAAAVGEPAATTYPGDRSCSAGDQWCADTIVQSPLGGVTDDAIAWQNRPTYQQVVSFPAGRGDDVSNLALGRPVSATSYQHGLFQPTLPASNAVDGNLSTRWASAWRDGESITVDLGSVRTVARTILRWESAYGKAYKIETSTDGTSWRQAYATTAGDGGTDDDAFGAAVPARYVRLTGVQRATSYGYSLYELEVYAH, encoded by the coding sequence ATGATCCGACGCACCGTCCGCGTCGTGCTCGCGCTCGCCGCCGTCACGGCCCTGGCGCTCACACCCACGCTCGCCTCGGCGGCCGCACCGCCCGACTACTGCCTCGGGCAGTGCTCCGACATCCTGCCGCCCGGCGCCAACGGCCATGCGACGCTGGCCGAGATCCTGGCCAACAAGGCGCTCGGCGTCCGGCCCGCGCACACCGACGACCAGCTCGGCCCGTACGCCGCGCTGACCCAGGGCGCCAACACGCTGACCGACAGCAACCTGAACAACTTCTTCAACGACGCGTCGCTCGGGGTCCCGTCGACGAGCGCCGAGAGGACCTACAGCCCGCGCGCCGACGTCACGATCGTCCGTGACGACAGGGGCATCCCGCACATCACCGGCACCACGCGCGCCGGGACCGAGTTCGGCGCGGGCTACGCGGGCGCCGAGGACCGGCTGTTCGTGATGGACCTGATGCGCCACGTCGGCCGCGGCGAGCTGACCTCGTTCGCGGGCGGCGCGCCCGGCAACCGCGTGCTGGAGCAGAACCTCTGGCGCGCCGCGCCCTACACCGAGGACGACCTGCAGGCCCAGGTCCAGCGGCTGGCGGACTCCGGCCCGCGCGGCGCGCAGCTGCTGAGCGACATCGACGACTACCTCGACGGCGTCAACGCCTACATCTCGAAGTCGCACGGCGACCGGACGTTCCCGGGCGAGTACGTCGTCACCGGCCACGCCGACGCGATCACCAACGCCGGCGGCCCGGAGCCGTTCACGCGCACCGACCTGATCGCGATCGCCGCGGTCATCGGCGGGCTGTTCGGCAACGGCGGCGGGGAGGAGCTGAACTCGGCGCTCGTCAAGCAGGCCGCGGAGGCCAAGTACGGCGTCGCGCAGGGCGACAGGGTCTGGGCCGCGCTGCGCGACCAGGACGACCCGGAGGCGACGACGACCGTCCACGACGGGACGAGGTTCCCGTACGGCAGCGCGCCGGGCGACACGAGCGGCGTCGCGATGCCGGACGCGGGGACGCTGCAGGACAGCGACGTCGTCCAGGACCCGACGGGCAGCGCGGCGAGCGCCAGCGCGGCCGCGGCGTCGGCGAAGGCGCGCTCGCTGCGCGTCAAGGGCGTGCCCAAGAAGTACAAGAAGCTCGCCGGGATGTTCTCCGGCGGCGCGATGCCGGGGCTCAAGCTCGGCGGCCACCACCAGGGCATGTCCAACGCGCTGGTCGTCTCCGGCGCCAACACCAAGAGCGGCAACCCGGTCGCGGTCTTCGGCCCGCAGACCGGCTACTTCGCGCCGCAGCTGCTGATGCAGGAGGAGCTGCAGGGCCCGGGCATCAGCGCCCGCGGCGTCTCGTTCTCGGGGTTGAACTTCTACGTGGAGATCGGACGCGGCCCGGACTACGCGTGGTCGCCGACGTCGGCCGAGCAGGACATCACCGACACCTACGCGGTGACGCTGTGCGAGCCCGATGGCAGCACGCCGTCGCGTAGTAGCAAGTCCTACATGTTCCACGGGACGTGCACGCCGATGGAGAAGCTGCAGCGCTCCGACTCCTGGTCGCCGACGCTGGCCGACGGCACCGCGAGCGGGTCCTACAACCTGGTCACCTATCGCACCAAGTACGGCCTGGTGACCGGGACCGCGACGCGCGCCGGCAGGCCGGTGGCCTACACGGCGCTGCGCTCGACCTACCTGCACGAGGCCGACTCGGCGCTCGGCTTCCAGATGCTCAACGACCCCGACGTCATGAAGGACGCGGACGGCTTCAAGTCGGCCGCCTCCAACATCGACTTCGCGTTCAACTGGTTCTACGTCAACGACCACCAGAGCGCCTTCTACGACTCGGGCCGCAACCCGGTCCGGGCGGCGGGCGCCGACCCGAACCTGCCGGTCAAGGCCGAGCCGCAGTACGAGTGGCGCAACTGGAACCCGGCGACCAACACGGAGGACGTCACGCCGCCGGCCCAGCATCCGCAGGCCGTCAACCAGGACTACTTCGTGTCCTGGAACAACAAGCAGGCGCCGGGCTACAGCGCGGCGGACGGCAACTTCTCCTACGGGTCGGTGCAGCGCGTCGACCTGCTCGACCGCGGCGTCAAGACGGCGCTGGCGCAGGGGCAGAAGCTCGACCGCGCGGGGCTGACCAAGATCATGGAGAACGCGGCGACGACCGATCTGCGCGGCTCGCGCGTGCTGCCGACGTTGTTGAGGGTGATCGACAGCGGGGGCGTGCCGAGCGACCCGGCGACGGCGTCGGCGGTGAGCGCGTTGCGGACGTGGCTCGACCACGGCGCGCGGCGCGTGGAGGCCGCGCAGGGCGACAGGAGGTACGTCGACGCCGACGCGATCCGGGTGTTCGACGCGTGGTGGCCGAAGCTCGTGAGCGCCGAGTTCCGGCCGGGCATGGGCGACGACCTGTACGCCAAGACGGTCCGGGCGCTGCAGATCAACGAGTCGCCGTCGGGCGGGCAGAACGGCGACGTGTCCGGTGGCGCGGTCTCGACGAACCAGGCGCAGTCGCACAAGGGCTCGTCGTTCCAGTTCGGCTGGTGGGGCTACGTCGACAAGGACCTGCGGTCGCTGCTCGGGCAGCCGGTCCAGAACGGGCTGCCGGTGAGGTACTGCGGCGGCGGCGACCTGTCGCAGTGCCGCGCGACGTTGTTGTCGTCCTTGGCGGCGGCGGTCGGCGAGCCGGCGGCGACCACGTACCCGGGTGACAGGTCGTGCTCGGCGGGCGACCAGTGGTGCGCCGACACGATCGTCCAGTCGCCGCTGGGCGGCGTGACCGACGACGCGATCGCGTGGCAGAACCGGCCGACCTACCAGCAGGTCGTGTCGTTCCCGGCGGGGCGCGGGGATGACGTGAGCAACCTGGCGCTCGGGCGTCCGGTGAGCGCGACGAGCTACCAGCACGGGCTGTTCCAGCCGACGCTGCCGGCGAGCAACGCGGTCGACGGGAACCTGTCGACGCGCTGGGCGTCGGCGTGGAGGGACGGCGAGTCGATCACCGTCGACCTCGGCTCGGTCAGGACCGTCGCGCGGACGATCCTGCGCTGGGAGAGCGCGTACGGCAAGGCCTACAAGATCGAGACGTCCACCGACGGGACGTCCTGGAGGCAGGCCTACGCGACGACCGCCGGCGACGGCGGGACCGACGACGACGCGTTCGGCGCGGCGGTCCCGGCCCGCTACGTCCGGCTGACCGGTGTGCAGCGCGCGACGTCGTACGGCTACTCGCTGTACGAGCTGGAGGTGTACGCGCACTAG